DNA sequence from the Oryza brachyantha chromosome 5, ObraRS2, whole genome shotgun sequence genome:
GTCGCAATTTTAAAAGCTTGACCAAATCTTATCCTagatgacaaatatttttaacccgAGAGAGTACAAAGTTTGGGACTCAACTGTATTCTATATTGACAATTGAACATACAGGCAAAGAACACAGAACCATTTCTAAGGGCTGGGTATATCAAATTATCAATCATCTACCCTCTTGATACTAATTAAAGAGGATGCTCGGATAAGGGGATTGATAGGAAGGATTAGAGCCTAAAATCACCCCCTATCAAAACAGGATCTAAGGCAATATTTGGATAATGGCCACTATTCGAATATGCTCAATGAACTTGAATGCAGAACCCTCCTCTCCCTAAGAACCTCCTGAAAAACAAGTGCAGCATCTTATGTGAGTTCACTTCTTTTAGACAGAGATCATGCTTAACAACTTGTAGGGTCCAAATAACCATGTACTTGATAATCAACTCATGGAAATTAACTTGGTTGATCATAGCATTTCTGGCACAGCAGTCTACTGTACGTAATGCAGACAATGGCATTCTAGGTGGTTTTAATCTCTATATtgcaatgagcaaaatacattctAACTGCAACATTGATGTTGCAATAACATGCTGGCGTGCTTCTTGTTTCCACTTCAGTTTGGTGTTTGCAATACCAGTCATTCAGCCTAgatcaatattttcaaatgataAGAACCACAAACATGTCTACAGCACTAACTGACCTTGAGCATTCGTTCTAACAGCTTAGAAAGATTTCTCACAAGTGCACTCTTTGTAATTACAACATTCATCATTCAAAATGTTGTCGCGTACGGGTAGCAGTCACATGTTCACTTTAAGATTCATAACTTACTTTAAATCAATAATATAGTACTTCAGGCCATGTAATATACTACTCCTTTTAGATAGATGCATAATCAttgaattatgtttttttcctagtCCTTTAAGTCAATTAGtcttttatacatgttaatTAAGGGTGCACACACACAGGCCCTTTTCTactttttatagtgtgaataCATCGAAGAAATATCAATATGTAATGAGATTGACAAGGATAGATTCTACTGGCAAGGAAGTcttttaaaatactaaaagATACTTGTTTGTGGATTTGTATTACCCAGATAGAAATCCTGTCAAATACTACCTACTACTAGAAATCATCATTGTCCAGTGGATGCCTGGAAGGTGGTTGTTATGTGTTCTTAAGAGTAGCACGTCAAACAACACCAAATCAATGTGCTCTTAATTTGGAAACAGTTAAGTAGCACGGTGTAGTTAAGACATAAATATTGAATGTTGATCGCCAAAGCATCCAATTAGGCAAACAATGCTCTTACAATTGCAATCGCAAAATACTAAGATTTAAGAGAAGTACTGAGATTGAGAAGAGTACTTTGGGACTTATCTCCATCCtccggtggaggcggcggtggcggtaaCGGTGGCAGCCAAGTCGACGGCGTCATCCACCTCGAAGAAATGCCAGCTCGTCTCGTTGAACGCGCGGGCGaacacgtcgtcgtcgtcatccacGCCGCCCGTCTCGTCAACCCGCTGCTCCCAAGCGAATCGCTCCGCCGCAAGGACGTGCTTGGCCTTGGCGGCTGGGCCCGATCTGTTCTCCTCCGCCTGGGTTGCGTAGTTGCGGAAGCTGTTGCCGAGCACGCAGACACGGCGGAGCCGCGAGGGGTGCTCCCAGTTGGCCGCGAGGAGGGCGTCGTAGAGCGACGCCTCGCAGTGGGGCATGTAGAAAAGGGTGGGCtcgtcggcgcggcggcggcacccgTCGTTGACGTCTGGCACGGAGAAGCccagtgccgccgccgcggcgcactCGGCTGCGGAGAGGACGGGGTCGAAGAGTTCGGCGTGGGCGGAGGATtccggggggaggaggaggtcgcgACGGAGGAGTGCGGCGAGCGCGAGCTGGAGGCGGGAGGAGTGGGAGCTCTCGAAGCTGCCGACTCCGAGAAGCGACAGCCGCGTGGGAGCGAagagggagaggcggcggcggagcggagagTCCGGAAGGA
Encoded proteins:
- the LOC102719771 gene encoding protein SENSITIVITY TO RED LIGHT REDUCED 1; the protein is MSSSARPMVAAAAPAPAGGDWTVVRRRSRRRGDAARDTASQPDAPPPLPVNPIPWAPSDPSLDPARVSRLLDRARAAISRVAASRLYGRLLLPDSPLRRRLSLFAPTRLSLLGVGSFESSHSSRLQLALAALLRRDLLLPPESSAHAELFDPVLSAAECAAAAALGFSVPDVNDGCRRRADEPTLFYMPHCEASLYDALLAANWEHPSRLRRVCVLGNSFRNYATQAEENRSGPAAKAKHVLAAERFAWEQRVDETGGVDDDDDVFARAFNETSWHFFEVDDAVDLAATVTATAASTGGWR